In the Limanda limanda chromosome 10, fLimLim1.1, whole genome shotgun sequence genome, one interval contains:
- the si:ch73-43g23.1 gene encoding uncharacterized protein si:ch73-43g23.1 — MDSWTLQGDSYSFLRSAPRTFTLCRRDGTPNHVELFDIINVPTQRSAISETTCLCDIFGDDCESPSLSSSPAVGAFVLSKREVDGTAAASPLVDDLNDSGSYHTAHGSSEGEEGFEDSRERLYSPPLQSPSSERWQSEGEGLSSEHLDISEDSSPNLERKSKSPVPQLSRASPPPEALNTGERTPFSGDNSPFTITPEGRTPPSSSSAVEVRHSPLSPSPRQNQFEAEPERLTLVLKDEHNSPAQQFLNPSPCSEPRTRVSSASTESVNTQSSLDLNQQSSPLPESTPEHFSPDFTESAFESKANLSSSIPGSICTESHSRETSVTPELKDNQYSPDTQASSPFLERSRRVSLPDLFSRGYTPDIEELPHSPELIFIPSSAERDTTTTPERPKTGLSFEGGSTVSTPAPRYTPPSPVISVTTSPELVETSVSPVFRHTAPSPGLLSAASPVTPGTRTPSPAPSPKIRYTSTPTENRSQVSSPVVSYTLSPSPGARSYCSPEEHRHTAPSPEIRITASSPELLTYSASSRSLDSSPHITGISYSIVQPEERDTSPFPELSRLSTPEPQRTLVSPEAGSRTHSRGSVQSSTAGSTGTPRHSPHTSGFPNSVLQPEITLSYQPRYHTPSPQPQQQTPTPEPGYQTPSSQKHQSPSPQHLPSKDLSLASPSPEQRSPATLFAEYRSQYTQPTPPLRNTPEFEKESSSGDITEIQYPTHSSRDVSPLFELDKGVTSVLPEIKSSSPVVIVSSPVFTSPFLAEDKIESSFAQQSKEIEAQTKEVYIKDNLSLVSFSGEKQNFGYNFFPNEDPSYNPTIEIKSLSPNVLVSKDRSPTISPVHRATSISPVQRLEKPQPPFTTRSPNSEKGSFLKSSCTPELSRRHPSTKVRPENRESFTENMAHRAHRRRTPSPPLTRFTPVHIIAPEKPYRQWQNRSHSPSQVVSSSLSGNLNTAVTNRENPNVAPVDNNSQAYCGRGGPLEMDREMHLEEERAVVRERQRDREMMREKKREERVPEKGEGWQGDTSNRGEQVELSFNARNRKGPASRSAAPTSRETRQGLPTVNSCSESLLATRQQQQQQSLLRLSSQQDPRGGGPGRRLQPPTHQNKKSALGRTAARRPCRSSSSSMGSELDDADDEVKWFSDLAFRSVSSPEVDYLDMYNSSHRSSTNISQPSTQESPAGVNPTWQAYADFRGSAPKLDNDELSFQQSSAYYSDGLDPSRRYELGSFECVDVSMERNDTRKVRRGVPKRQIQLKRKDNADGKQDESSENSSPGIPVMVESPSLESHNRETLMRQHSTPAVTQDRYRSECSPEPNPKNDRRFKFQKSASLDETCSKTKLATCLIKSVLSKKMQCVDKEPDDQAEDVSPAFDENSPPTESTIQKVSPNPDRHNLSSTPLSDYGVSPECLPLRGEPSSKDEAKSSKSFGMRTSNRPSSSSSSRSVNLSQTDSEDADSQSRNATALRSDMRSELKVPFDSKMSRTGVRRADGIKLWDEREAGDSANSASGNTGAAFATGAGSRQARMTNRDQECENTEDHKQLQEGDEGACTSKPQQLTLRAVEKKKTSLNVCLTPEVENKLQAPLLDITNRVKEDREETSVPEKTEEDEGNANNKIKAPIHKVRDVRQLVKNTYNLSFKAPRAGLPSDANDEKMETFNVERREEVKENRRKGVTAGNEHGVSQEIRMEEREEAYRAEREEEKKEEVKDSKLLTFPPPLQSKAKPLHRPQPMQIEYKAVCLKEDKYKMSCSQKAIPDDKPRASPERVTEVSRESQQQKNRIGDTTNGKSCQHDLKKAAETQEAVTEMYKMPDKAVEPIVVTTDRKPPLLGSLPKPPSKEREVSTAVVLIRDGSKTSEKIPTPIHVPAPSVSPGPTIPGSSGHSVSLLLKEKDYQADIGAVVGGDVQNAAGGKGPPRKHVNCMEIPLQTNLSSDGGRGESHRERTFSSSSTTSGLSSVSENTDTLTKTTEAEVVNMKPPIRDVGKQKSTPPPLRNSQEQTPHLTRQKDGGDFEAVKRLDPTFPPRSPAIRRFRPQPIEVKSLSTETQKQEMPANTTVNNRPQTIEVKSIAKNSAKPIVPPKPSCKFKPADVGATPIEAQRPSVTSTVKPQVEERSQTIVVSSPTIYRKISNDSTATSNYTRKLAVSAVSSLKPPPSKTTATTISNLSNQSTATPETEACNDRGQQQQPAASPQSSRYIQRPTTLAPTSTTSPDLTSAPGPISEPMPSQIPGPTSAGANQPSQPAVVNPDSHPVHPRMACPHEQTMPATSNNVKQPAAVHTTHVPGYTRQSYRRTLSGERPNRADDLRFYASDDPPSYDERESFSPLVLPDLSLKRSNRYQPSSHHPPCSCTAGCPSHPGLTAPHHHRSPHNLTPPAPPHSPGQALPYQGPQPPLRPHQFRPDPLPMSYQPSSPKSSPFGPGQPPTLYQPLHQPPPCPPHPSLMQACTSDRPLQPPQHIDHRRAPMHRSPQQQPPGMTGGPYSDPGHNHSPGLPTMDPQYMCGPQSMGTSYGSDYGGDSSSLYSESSYGQAPRRVLLDPETGKYFYIEVPVQPLRKMLFDPETGQYVEVLIPQQAMSHSGLYPPSAAPYPSLHNPNMYAPAPQYMPYAAPPPTAHTQTQPQPPRYPEASAEATMHPGGPGVSYRNRSVQGSKSDSQNHPPLDQSYLESMYYIPTGMNASPNPTPPDYYHKHPPNLPPTGGKRS, encoded by the coding sequence ATGGACAGCTGGACTCTTCAAGGAGACAGCTACTCCTTCCTGCGCAGTGCGCCCCGCACCTTTACCCTTTGCCGTCGTGACGGCACCCCCAACCACGTAGAACTCTTTGACATCATCAACGTCCCCACTCAGCGCAGCGCCATCTCCGAGACCACTTGCCTGTGTGACATTTTTGGAGACGACTGTGAGTCGCCCTCCCTCTCAAGCAGCCCTGCTGTAGGGGCCTTTGTCCTTTCTAAGAGGGAGGTGGACGGGACAGCTGCTGCATCACCTCTGGTGGATGATCTGAATGACTCAGGCTCCTACCACACTGCACACGGCTCcagtgaaggagaggagggatttGAAGATTCAAGAGAAAGGCTTTACAGCCCCCCGTTGCAGAGCCCGTCTTCAGAGAGGTGGCAGTCAGAGGGTGAGGGACTGAGTTCAGAGCATCTAGACATCTCTGAGGACAGTAGCCCAAATTTAGAACGAAAAAGCAAATCACCAGTCCCTCAGCTTAGTAGAGCTAGCCCACCACCTGAAGCCCTCAACACTGGTGAGAGAACGCCCTTTTCTGGAGATAATAGCCCCTTCACCATTACTCCAGAGGGGAGAacacccccctcctcttcttctgcagtggAGGTAAGACATTCACCGTTATCACCTAGTCCAAGACAAAATCAGTTTGAAGCTGAACCAGAGAGACtcactcttgttttgaaagacGAACACAACAGTCCTGCACAACAATTCTTAAATCCTAGTCCGTGCTCTGAGCCGAGGACCCGTGTTAGCTCAGCCTCCACTGAATCAGTGAACACCCAGTCTTCACTTGACTTGAACCAACAAAGCAGTCCCTTGCCCGAGTCCACACCCGAACATTTTTCGCCAGATTTTACAGAGTCAGCCTTTGAATCTAAAGCCAATCTTTCATCTTCAATACCTGGATCCATTTGTACAGAGTCCCATTCAAGAGAAACTTCAGTCACACCTGAGCTGAAGGATAACCAATACTCCCCCGATACTCAAGCATCATCTCCTTTTCTTGAGCGAAGTAGGAGGGTTTCCCTGCCTGATCTTTTCAGCAGAGGCTACACACCAGATATAGAAGAGCTACCCCACTCTCCTGAGCTGATTTTTATTCCTTCATCTGCAGAAAGAGACACCACAACTACACCTGAGAGGCCAAAAACAGGGTTATCATTTGAAGGAGGCAGCACTGTTTCTACACCTGCTCCACGATACACACCTCCCTCACCTGTCATTTCAGTAACAACATCTCCTGAGCTGGTGGAGACCAGTGTCTCACCTGTATTTAGACACACAGCTCCCTCACCTGGCCTGCTCAGTGCTGCCTCTCCGGTTACCCCAGGGACGAGAACTCCCTCCCCTGCCCCCTCACCAAAAATAAGATACACTTCAACGCCTACTGAGAACAGGAGCCAGGTTTCCTCGCCTGTGGTAAGTTATACTTTATCTCCATCACCTGGAGCTAGGAGCTACTGCTCTCCTGAAGAGCACAGACATACCGCTCCTTCACCTGAAATCAGGATTACAGCCTCCTCACCTGAGCTTCTCACTTACTCTGCCTCATCAAGAAGCCTCGACTCATCCCCTCACATCACAGGGATATCTTACAGCATTGTTCagccagaggagagagacacatcCCCTTTTCCAGAGCTCTCTCGTCTCTCCACCCCTGAGCCTCAAAGGACACTTGTGTCCCCAGAGGCAGGGAGCCGTACTCACAGCAGAGGCAGTGTACAGAGCAGCACAGCAGGGTCCACTGGTACGCCACGACACTCACCTCATACATCAGGCTTCCCAAactctgtcctgcagcctgaAATAACTTTGTCATATCAACCCAGGTACCACACACCTTCACCTCAGCCACAGCAACAGACTCCCACACCTGAGCCAGGATATCAAACCCCTTCATCTCAAAAGCATCAAAGTCCCTCACCTCAGCATCTCCCAAGTAAAGACCTATCACTTGCTTCCCCCTCTCCTGAGCAGAGATCGCCGGCAACCCTATTCGCAGAATACCGCTCTCAGTATACACAGCCTACTCCTCCTCTGAGAAACACACCAGAGTTCGAGAAGGAGTCCTCTTCAGGGGATATTACAGAAATACAGTACCCCACACATTCTTCAAGAGACGTGTCACCCTTGTTTGAATTAGACAAAGGAGTCACATCAGTTCTTCCTGAAATCAAAAGCAGTTCGCCAGTGGTCATAGTTAGTTCACCTGTATTTACTTCACCTTTCTTAGCAGAGGACAAGATAGAGAGTTCATTTGCACAACAAAGCAAAGAGATAGAAGCACAAACAAAGGAAGTATACATTAAAGATAACTTGAGTTTAGTCTCCTTCTCTGGGGAAAAGCAAAACTTTGGCTATAATTTTTTTCCTAACGAAGACCCTTCTTATAATCCAACAATTGAAATCAAGTCTCTTTCCCCTAATGTTCTAGTCTCTAAGGACAGGAGCCCAACCATTTCACCTGTCCACAGGGCCACATCCATCTCACCTGTGCAGAGACTGGAAAAACCACAGCCTCCGTTCACTACTCGTTCACCAAATTCTGAAAAGGGCAGTTTCTTGAAATCATCTTGTACACCTGAGCTGTCAAGAAGACATCCGTCAACAAAAGTTAGACCTGAAAACAGAGAGAGTTTCACTGAGAACATGGCCCACCGTGCGCACAGAAGACGGACGCCCTCTCCACCACTCACCAGGTTTACACCTGTCCATATCATAGCCCCTGAGAAACCATACCGACAGTGGCAGAACAGAAGCCACAGCCCCTCTCAGGTTGTATCATCCTCACTAAGTGGTAATTTGAATACAGCGGTGACAAACAGGGAAAACCCCAATGTTGCCCCTGTTGACAATAATAGCCAGGCCTACTGTGGAAGAGGAGGGCCATTGGAGATGGATAGGGAAATgcatctggaggaggagagagcagtAGTTAGGGAGAGGCAAAGGGATAGGGAgatgatgagagagaaaaagagggaggagCGTGTCCCTGAAAAGGGGGAGGGGTGGCAGGGGGACACCAGTAACAGAGGGGAACAGGTTGAGCTGTCATTCAATGCTCGGAATAGAAAAGGGCCTGCGAGTCGCAGTGCAGCTCCCACAAGCAGAGAGACCCGTCAGGGACTGCCAACAGTGAATTCCTGTTCAGAGAGCTTACTTGCCACCagacagcaacagcaacaacagagtCTCCTGAGACTTTCCTCCCAACAGGACCCCAGAGGTGGTGGTCCAGGCAGACGACTTCAACCTCCTACACACCAGAACAAAAAAAGTGCTCTAGGACGCACAGCTGCAAGAAGGCCCTGCAGGAGTTCCAGCTCCAGCATGGGAAGTGAGCTGGATGATGCAGATGATGAGGTGAAATGGTTCTCAGACTTGGCTTTCCGCAGCGTGTCAAGTCCTGAGGTAGATTACCTTGACATGTACAACTCCAGCCATCGTTCATCAACCAACATTTCTCAACCATCTACCCAGGAGAGCCCCGCGGGGGTAAATCCCACCTGGCAGGCGTACGCTGACTTCAGGGGTTCTGCTCCAAAACTGGACAATGATGAACTCTCCTTCCAGCAATCATCTGCGTACTACTCAGATGGACTAGATCCATCAAGGCGCTATGAGCTGGGCAGCTTTGAGTGCGTAGATGTGTCTATGGAAAGAAACGACACCAGGAAGGTGAGAAGAGGAGTTCCAAAGAGACAGATCCAGCTGAAGAGAAAGGATAATGCTGATGGGAAGCAGGATGAGAGTAGTGAAAATAGTAGTCCTGGAATACCAGTCATGGTGGAAAGCCCGTCTCTAGAGAGTCACAACAGAGAGACACTCATGAGACAACACAGTACACCAGCAGTAACACAAGATCGCTACCGCTCTGAGTGCAGTCCTGAGCCAAATCCAAAAAATGACAGAAGATTCAAGTTCCAGAAATCTGCCTCACTGGATGAAACATGCTCTAAAACCAAGTTGGCCACCTGTCTTATTAAGAGTGTGTTGTCCAAGAAGATGCAATGTGTTGACAAAGAACCTGATGACCAGGCAGAAGACGTGAGCCCTGCTTTTGATGAAAACAGCCCACCAACAGAGAGCACAATACAGAAAGTATCCCCAAATCCTGACAGGCATAATCTTAGTTCCACGCCTCTGTCAGATTATGGTGTCTCACCTGAGTGTCTTCCTTTGAGAGGAGAACCAAGCTCAAAGGACGAAGCCAAATCATCGAAAAGCTTTGGAATGAGAACCAGTAACAGGCCAAgttcatccagcagcagcagaagtgtAAATTTATCTCAGACTGACAGTGAAGATGCTGATTCTCAGAGCAGGAATGCAACGGCCTTAAGATCTGACATGAGATCAGAATTGAAAGTTCCATTCGAtagtaaaatgtccagaactGGAGTACGGCGAGCAGATGGCATTAAACTCTGGGACGAAAGGGAGGCTGGTGACTCAGCAAATTCCGCTTCCGGGAACACAGGAGCTGCTTTTGCTACTGGAGCTGGCAGCAGGCAGGCTCGGATGACAAACAGAGACCAggaatgtgaaaacacagaggaccaTAAACAACTTCAGGAGGGGGACGAGGGTGCCTGCACTTCAAAACCACAGCAGCTTACACTCAGAGCtgtggagaaaaagaaaacctctCTAAATGTCTGCCTTACACCTGAGGTAGAAAACAAACTTCAGGCTCCTTTACTGGATATAACTAACAGGGTAAAGGAGGACAGGGAAGAGACTAGTGTGCcagagaaaacagaagaagatgaaggaaaTGCCAATAACAAAATTAAGGCCCCCATACACAAAGTTAGAGACGTGAGGCAGCTTGTAAAAAATACTTATAATCTGTCTTTCAAGGCACCTCGTGCTGGGTTGCCATCAGATGCGAATGACGAAAAGATGGAAACTTTTAATgtggaaaggagggaggaagtaAAAGAGAACAGGAGGAAAGGCGTCACAGCAGGGAACGAGCATGGAGTAAGCCAAGAAATTAGGATGGAAGAAAGGGAAGAGGCCTACAGGgcggagagggaagaggaaaagaaagaggaggtaAAAGATTCAAAACTGCTAACctttcctccacctcttcaaagcaaagcaaagccTCTGCATCGTCCTCAGCCAATGCAAATAGAATACAAGGCTGTTTGCTTGAAAGAAGacaaatataaaatgtcatgCAGCCAAAAAGCAATCCCAGATGACAAACCTCGGGCTTCTCCAGAACGTGTCACTGAGGTGAGCAGAgaatcacaacaacagaaaaacaggatAGGAGACACAACAAATGGCAAATCCTGTCAACATGATCTGAAAAaggcagcagagacacaagagGCTGTGACAGAAATGTACAAAATGCCAGACAAAGCGGTGGAACCTATTGTTGTGACAACTGACAGAAAACCTCCCCTGCTCGGAAGCCTTCCCAAACCCCCCAGTAAGGAAAGAGAGGTGTCCACTGCTGTGGTGTTAATAAGAGATGGATCCAAAACATCTGAAAAGATTCCCACCCCAATCCACGTCCCTGCTCCTTCAGTTTCACCCGGGCCCACCATCCCGGGCAGCAGTGGCCACTCAGTCTCCTTGTTATTGAAGGAGAAAGACTACCAAGCTGATATTGGAGCAGTGGTGGGGGGCGATGTTCAGAATGCAGCTGGAGGGAAAGGGCCTCCCCGTAAGCATGTAAACTGCATGGAGATCCCCCTTCAGACCAACCTGTCTTCAGATGGTGGGAGAGGCGAGTCTCATAGAGAGAGGAcgttctcctcatcctccaccacGTCTGGCCTCTCATCAGtgtctgaaaacacagacacgcTTACAAAGACCACAGAAGCTGAGGTAGTTAACATGAAACCTCCAATCAGAGATGtaggaaaacaaaaaagcacTCCTCCACCACTGAGGAATTCGCAGGAGCAAACGCCACATCTTACCAGacagaaggatggaggagattTTGAAGCAGTGAAAAGACTCGATCCTACCTTCCCCCCGAGGTCCCCCGCAATAAGGAGATTCAGACCACAGCCAATTGAGGTGAAGTCACTGTCTAcggaaacacagaaacaggagATGCCAGCAAACACCACGGTAAACAATAGACCTCAAACCATTGAGGTTAAATCCATAGCTAAGAATTCTGCAAAGCCAATCGTGCCTCCAAAACCAAGTTGCAAATTTAAACCTGCTGATGTAGGAGCAACGCCAATTGAAGCACAGAGACCATCAGTAACATCGACTGTGAAACCACAAGTTGAAGAGAGGTCTCAGACAATTGTGGTGTCCTCACCGACTATCTATAGAAAGATTTCCAATGACTCCACAGCAACTTCAAACTATACACGGAAACTGGCTGTGTCTGCAGTGTCCAGcctcaaacctccaccaagcaAAACAACAGCAACCACCATCTCCAATCTCTCAAACCAGTCGACAGCAACACCAGAGACAGAAGCATGTAATGACAgaggacaacaacaacaacctgctgCCTCGCCTCAAAGCTCCAGATACATTCAGAGACCTACAACCTTAGCTCCAACCTCAACCACCAGTCCTGATTTAACCTCAGCTCCAGGTCCAATTTCTGAACCGATGCCAAGCCAAATCCCTGGACCTACCTCAGCTGGAGCCAACCAGCCAAGCCAACCAGCTGTTGTGAATCCAGACAGCCATCCAGTTCATCCTAGGATGGCATGCCCTCATGAACAAACTATGCCGGCAACTTCAAACAATGTGAAACAACCCGCTGCTGTTCACACGACACATGTACCAGGATACACACGCCAATCGTACCGCAGAACACTGTCTGGCGAGCGTCCCAACAGAGCAGATGACCTACGGTTTTATGCCTCGGATGATCCTCCAAGCTACGATGAAAGAGAAAGCTTCAGTCCCCTCGTGCTCCCTGATCTGAGCCTCAAGAGGTCAAATCGCTATCAGCCCTCCTCCCATCATCCTCCCTGCTCCTGCACAGCCGGCTGCCCTTCCCACCCTGGACTCACAGCTCCTCACCATCACCGCAGCCCTCACAACCTCACGCCCCCTGCCCCTCCACACTCTCCAGGCCAGGCGCTGCCTTACCAGGGGCCACAGCCCCCTCTCCGGCCCCACCAGTTCAGACCTGACCCTCTGCCAATGAGCTACCAGCCCAGTTCCCCCAAATCAAGTCCTTTTGGTCCAGGCCAGCCACCTACCCTGTACCAGCCTCTCCACCAGCCTCCTCCCTGCCCTCCCCACCCCTCACTCATGCAGGCCTGCACTTCTGACCGGCCACTGCAACCGCCGCAGCATATTGACCACAGACGAGCCCCTATGCACAGGTCCCCCCAGCAGCAACCACCAGGCATGACTGGGGGTCCTTACAGTGATCCTGGCCACAACCACTCACCTGGCCTTCCCACTATGGATCCCCAGTACATGTGTGGTCCTCAAAGCATGGGGACTTCCTATGGCTCTGATTACGGGGGTGACAGCTCTAGTTTGTACTCTGAGAGCAGCTATGGACAAGCACCTCGCAGAGTGCTCCTAGATCCTGAGACTGGGAAGTACTTTTATATTGAGGTGCCTGTGCAACCCCTAAGGAAAATGTTGTTTGACCCAGAGACTGGCCAGTATGTAGAGGTGCTCATCCCACAGCAAGCAATGTCCCATTCTGGCCTGTATCCTCCATCAGCAGCCCCTTACCCATCTCTCCACAATCCCAACATGTACGCCCCTGCTCCCCAGTACATGCCCTAtgcagctcctcctcccacAGCCCACACCCAGACTCAGCCTCAGCCACCTCGCTATCCCGAGGCCTCTGCTGAAGCAACGATGCATCCAGGTGGGCCTGGGGTCAGCTATAGGAACCGCTCTGTTCAGGGTTCCAAGTCAGATTCCCAGAACCATCCACCATTGGACCAGAGCTACCTGGAGAGTATGTATTACATCCCGACAGGGATGAATGCGAGCCCCAATCCCACCCCACCAGACTATTACCACAAACATCCCCCCAACCTTCCCCCAACAGGGGGGAAAAGGTCTTGA
- the rmnd5b gene encoding E3 ubiquitin-protein transferase RMND5B has translation MEQCACVERELEKVLHRFVMYGHQSEERLDELLRSVCEIRGQLVAFGVQDADLSVLSQTMAQCCKNIKETVQMLASRHKDIHGSVSKVGKAIDRNFDAEISAVVAETVWDTPERQKYLSETIVEHLYRQGMLSVAEDLCQESGVVIDMSMKQPFLELNRILEALRMQDLRPALEWAVTNRQRLLDLNSSLEFKLHRLYFISLLGGGIGNQMEALQYARHFQPFASQHQRDIQILMGSLVYLRHGIDNSPYRSLLETNQWAEICNIFTRDACALLGLSVESPLSVSFASGCMALPVLMNIKQVIEQRQCSGVWTHKDELPIEIDLGKKCWYHSVFACPILRQQTSESNPPMKLICGHVISRDALNKLTNAGKLKCPYCPMEQNPSHAKQIYF, from the exons ATGGaacagtgtgcatgtgtggagcGGGAGCTGGAGAAAGTTCTCCATCGCTTCGTTATGTACGGCCACCAGTCGGAGGAGAGGTTAGACGAACTCCTGCGCAGTGTCTGTGAGATCCGAGGACAGCTCGTGGCTTTTG GAGTACAAGATGCAGACTTGTCGGTCTTGTCTCAGACTATGGCCCAGTGCTGTAAGAATATCAAAGAAACAGTCCAGATGCTCGCCTCCCGACATAAGGACATACATGGCAGTGTGTCAAAAGTGGGCAAAGCCATCGACAGA AATTTTGATGCAGAAATCAGTGCTGTGGTGGCAGAGACGGTGTGGGACACCCCCGAGAGACAGAAATACCTGAGTGAGACCATTGTGGAGCACCTGTACAGACAAGGGATGCTCAGTGTAGCAGAGGATCTGTGTCAG GAGTCTGGTGTAGTTATAGACATGAGTATGAAGCAGCCTTTCCTGGAGCTGAACAGGATCCTGGAAGCTCTGAGGATGCAGGACCTCCGGCCGGCACTAGA GTGGGCTGTGACGAATCGGCAGCGCCTCCTGGACCTCAACAGCAGTTTAGAGTTCAAGTTGCACCGCTTGTACTTCATCAGTCTGCTCGGTGGAGGAATCGGCAACCAAATGGAGGCTCTGCAGTACGCCAGGCACTTTCAGCCCTTCGCCTCTCAGCACCAGAGAG ACATCCAGATCCTGATGGGCAGTCTGGTGTATCTGCGTCATGGCATCGACAACTCGCCGTACCGCAGTCTGCTGGAGACCAATCAGTGGGCAGAGATCTGCAACATCTTCACAAGAGATGCCTGCGCTTTACTGGGCCTCTCCGTAGAGTCTCCACTTAGTGTTAG TTTTGCATCAGGCTGTATGGCCTTGCCAGTGCTGATGAACATCAAGCAGGTGATAGAGCAGAGACAGTGCAGCGGAGTCTGGACACACAAAGACGAGCTGCCT ATCGAAATTGACCTCGGGAAGAAATGCTGGTACCACTCGGTTTTCGCCTGTCCAATCCTTCGGCAGCAGACCTCAGAGAGCAACCCTCCTATGAAGCTCATCTGTGGCCACGTCATCTCCAGAGATGCCCTCAACAAACTGACTAACGCTGGAAA gttgaAATGCCCGTACTGCCCCATGGAGCAGAACCCGTCACACGCCAAGCAGATCTACTTTTGA